TTAGTTACAAGTCCACGCCTAGAAGTACCAAACGATGGCATGGTAATGTCATCTAAGCACTCGTTGCTCAGCACTATTCGTCTTGAGCTTTGCATAGGTGTGGGGCACCTTCCTCTGGACGATCCTGTATGTTCGTCATATTGAGGCATGGAGATGTCCTCAAGACACTCATTTGCAGCTGGACTACGACTTGAAGTGCCAAACGAGGGCATTGTCACTTCCTCCAGACATTCATTGGTCATCGCTCCATGTCTTGACCTTTGCACTGACGTCGAGCTTTTTGCCCTAAAGCTCTGCGTATTTTCCGCACACGAAGGCATCGAAATGTCCTCAATGCATTCATTAGTATCAAATCCACGACCTGATCTGATACTTTGAGCCTGTCTTCGGGAAGACCTTCCACTCGGAGATTGCGAGACAACTCCAAAAGATGGCATTGTTTCATCATCCAAGCAATCGTTTGTAGTGTATCCTCTGCCAGAGCTGGCAAATGTGGGTGCGGAAATGTCTTGAATATGTCTGGACGGCATCGTTCTTTGTCGTGCACTCTTCGCTCTGGATACGCCTGATACTCCTCCATAGGAGGGCATAGATACATCCTCTAAGCATTCATTAGTCCTCATGACGGATGGCAAGGGTGCTTTTTGACGTCGTGAGTTACTTTTCCTCCGAGAAGAGCCTGATATTCCACCAAACGAAGGCATTGTTACATCCTCTAGACATTTATTGGGGACTTGACTTCTGCTTAGGTTCTTCCTACTTCGGGGACTCCGTCCAACCGATCTACTTCTTCCCAGGGCAGGTTGCCTCACGTCTTCCAAGCACTCACTTCTCCTTGTAACTGCCGAAATATCGCCAAAGGTGGGCATGCTTACGTTGTCCAGGCACTCGTTGGGCAAGCCAGTGGTTTGTCTCCTGGACGCATCAGAATTACCTCCAAAGGACGGTGCACATATGTCCGCCAAACACTCGCTGGGCATGGTCAACTGTCGGCGTGTGGAGGCCACCGAAACACCACCGAATGATGGCATCGAAATGTCCTCCAAGCACTCGTTCGTCTGCGGACATCTGGTAGAGCTGGCACATGGGTTCCGGGATGGCAACGTTCTTTGCCTTCTACTGGCTGCCCGCGAAATGCTCCTTCCAAAAGACGGCGGGGCACTAACATCGTTCAGACACTCGCTCGGCAGGTCCATAGGCCGTCGTGATGAAGAAGATGTTCCACCAAGGGAGGGCATGGTCATATCGACTAAACACTCGTTGGTCGTCAAACGACCTCTTGAACTGGGATCACACCGTGATCTCTGTTGGCGCTTTGGACTCCTGCCTCTGGAAGCAGACGACACTCCGCCAAACGAAGGCATCGAAATGTCCTCCAAGCATTCGTTGGTCGTATTGCCTCGTCCCGAACTTGCAAATGAGGGTGCCGATATGTCGCCAATATTTTGAGAAGGCATTGTCACCTGCCTTCGCCTGGAACTCTTTCTCCTCGATGCTCCCGGTGTTCCTGCGAATGATGGCATTGCTATGTTTTCCAAGCACTCACTTGTACCTCCATATTTGGTGGAGCTTAGAAACGAAGGGGCTGATATGTCGCAAATATTCTGCTGTCGACTTGATCCTCGAGAACCGCTTCTTCTGCCAAAGGAGGGCTCACTGACGTCATTTAGGCACTCACTGGGCAGCGTCATTTGCCTTCTGGTGGCACTGGACACTCCACCAAAAGAAGGCATGGTCATGTCATCCAAACACTCGCTCATCATCTGTGAAGGCATGGATCTTTCATGTCGATCCAGACTTCTGGCCCTAGAGGCTCTCGAAATTCCGCCAAAAGAGGGCATTGTCATGTCTTCCAGACATTCGCTGTTTCGTTGTCTTCTCGAAGTTCTTTCACCGTAAGCATGAGGTGGAATGACAATTTCCTCCAGACATTCATTGGTCATGGGATCTCTTTGGAAGCTGACATATATGGGTTCAGAGATGTCGTTAATGTTTTGCATTGACATCGATCTTCTCGGTTGGCGGTGATTTGTGTGTGATGACAGGCGTGATATTCGTCCTAGCGATGGCATGGTCATGTCATCCAAGCATTCATTGGCAGTGGTTTGACCTCGTCGCGAACTAGCGAAAGTTGGGGCCGAGATATCGCTTATATTTCGCGTGTGCCTGGATCTCTGCGTTTGCCTGGGACTTCGACTTCGACTGCGACTTCTGCTCCTGGAAACTTGCGAGACCCCCTGAAATGATGGCATTGATATGTCCTCCAGGCATTCATTGGTGGTTCGAACTCTGGATGAGTTGGCAAACGAGGGCGCCGATATGTCGCACAGATTCTGGGAGGGCATCGATACCAGACGCTGCCTTCTGGGACTAAGTCTTCGAGATCTACTCCGTTCGAAAGAGGGCTGGCTCACATCCTCAAGGCATTCGCTTGGCATCGTCTGCTGTCTTCGTGATCCCTCAGAGATATACGACATATACGGCATGGTCTCGTTCTCCAAACAGGAACGATACGAATTCGAACCGAGCGTTTCAAAAGCTGGCATTGTCTCGTTATCCAAAATGTCCAGGCATTCATTTGGCAGCGATGCCTCGTGATAGGAGGGCATTGACTCATCCATCAGGTTCTCAGATCGGCTTGGCAACGAGAAGTTGAGACGACGTCCCGGTTCTTCGTCTAAGCCATTGGGGGTGCAATCCAGCGATGAGGTATTCGAAACAGTCGTCTCATCAATGTGGCTGGTGATGTGGCCACTTGGATCGCGATGGGTGTATGTCCTGCGTCGCGTTGTCTGTGTGATAAGtctatcattaaaataaaaccctaaaaaacatttaacttcAATTACCTGTTGATAGCAGGGAGTGTCACACGACTTATCCTCCTCCGCTCGGCGGAGTTGATTCGatcgatttattttttctctaATACTCCTAAAGCGATCCAGAATCTCACCATACACATCGTCCGCGTGGCTCAGTGTCCCATTGGTGGGCATAGTCTTGGAATCATCGCACATACTCGGAGCAGAGACATCGGCCAGAAACTCTCCCCGCAAATCGGACATCTGTGACGGCATGCTTGGATCGAATCCAGGTGCGGACATGTCCGCCAGGCACTCATCCGGCAAATTGCTCAGGTTGATTCTCGTGTCATACGGATGACGACGTGGCTGAGCCTGGCGAAAAGTTTCCATGGCTGCCGCATCCGTTTCATCTGTGATTAGAATGATTTGACTTGACGAAAATTGCAAAACCCCaaaaagaagtttaagttaagttaagttaagatTAAGTTAATACCTAGGAGAAGGAGGTATCTCCGGCTCtcaaaagtatattttatgtcaaatttttaaatttttgataagggggtacattaacattttttgcaacattttgaaaaacttaaaaattttaaaccgtGATTGCCATTTGATCGGCAACTTAACGAcaaattcagcgatgtatgacattccatcttttggccattacttctcagcgttttgatagaaaatatgacttgtcaaaaaaacaaaatcctaaagagtccttttgttgtaacttggccaaaataagacgtaaagccataagaatgactgttttgtaaagctggcaacctatactacccatccacattcggtttagataaataaattttgattttatgcagaaaccgatttttaaaattcaatttttggaaaaacttaattttttgaccaatttttgcattttttttaagggtgggggtcatcattttttcgaaaatttgaaaatatgaaaaaaattttacctgggaacgccattcgattggaaatttaatgacgaattcaccgaggtatgacattccatcttttggccattacttcacagcgttttgatagaaaaactaattttcaaagtttttttttgcggttttggatacttgtcaaaaaaacaaaaacctaaagagtccttttatTGTAACTTgaccaaaattagacgtaacgCCAttagagtgactgttttgtaaagctggctaCCTATAccacccatccacattcggtttagataaataaattttgttttgatgctaaaaccgatttttaaaaatcaatttttggaaaaaaattaattttgaccaatttttgcatttttgacaagggtgggggtcatacatttttcgaaaatttgaaaatatgaaaaaaattttaactcggaacgccattcgattggaaatttaatgacgaattcaccgaggtatgacattccatattttggccgttacttctcagcgttttgatagaaaaactgatttttaaagattttttttggggttttggagacttgtcaaaaaacaaaatcctaaagagtcattttgttgtaaattggCGAAAATTAGACgttaagccataagagtgactgttttgtaaagctggcaacctatactacccatccacattcggtttagataaatacattttaatttgatgcagaaaccgatttttaaaattcaatttttggaaaaaaattaattttttgaccaatttttgcattttttataggggtgggggtcatcattttttcgaaaatttaaaaatatgaaaaaaattttaactgggaacgcaattcgattggaaatttaatgacgaattcaccgaggtatgacattccatcttttggccattacttcacagcgttttgatagaaaaactaattttcaaagtttttttttgcggttttggatacttgtcaaaaaaacaaaaacctaaagagtccttttatTGTAACTTgaccaaaattagacgtaacgCCAttagagtgactgttttgtaaagctggctaCCTATAccacccatccacattcggtttagataaataaattttgttttcatgctaaaaccgatttttaaaaatcaatttttggaaaaaatttaattttgaccaatttttgcatttttgacaagggtgggggtcatacatttttcgaaaatttgaaaatatgaaaaaaattttaactgggaacgccattcgattggaaatttaatgacgaattcaccgaggtatgacattccatattttggccgttacttctcagcgttttgatagaaaaactgatttttaaagatttttttttgcggttttggatacttgtcaaaaaaacaaaaacctaaagagtccttttattgtaacttggccaaaattagacgtaacgCCAttagagtgactgttttgtaaagctggctaCCTATAccacccatccacattcggtttagataaataaattttgttttgatgctaaaaccgatttttaaaaatcaatttttggaaaaaatttaattttgaccaatttttgcatttttgacaAGGGTGGGggtataaaatatgaaaaaaattttaactgggaacgccaatcgattggaaatttaatgacgaattcaccgaggtatgacattccatattttggccgttacttctcagcgttttgatagaaaaactgatttttaaagattttttttggggttttggagacttgtcaaaaaaacaaaatcctaaagagtcattttgttgtaaattggCGAAAATTAGACgttaagccataagagtgactgttttgtaaagctggcaacctatcctacccatccacattcggtttagataaatacattttaatttgatgcagaaaccgatttttaaaattcaatttttggaaaaaattaattttttgaccaatttttgcattttttataagggtggggggtcataattttttcgaaaatttgaaaatatgaaaaaaattttaactgggaacgccattcgattggaaatttaatgacgaattcaccgaggtatgacattccatattttggccgttacttctcagcgttttgatagaaaaactgatttttaaagatttttttggggttttggagacttgtcaaaaaaacaaaatcctaaagagtcattttgttgtaaattggCGAAAATTAGACGTTAAGCCATAAgaatgactgttttgtaaagctggcaacctatactacccatccacattcggtttagataataaattttgatttgatgcagaaaccgattttttaaaattcaatttttggaaaaaaaattaatttttgaccaatttttgcattttttataagggtgggggtcatcattttttcgaaaatttaaaaatataaaaaaatttttaactgggaacgcaattcgattggaaatttaatgacgaattcaccgaggtatgacattccatattttggccgttacttctcagcgttttgatagaaaaactgatttttaaagattttttttgcggttttggatacttgtcaaaaaaacaaaaacctaaagagtccttttattgtaacttggccaaaattagacgtaacgCCAttagagtgactgttttgtaaagctggctaCCTATACCACCCATCCatattcggtttagataaataaattttgttttgatgctaaaccgatttttaaaaatcaatttttggaaaaaatttaattttgaccaatttttgcatttttgacaAGGGTGGGggtataaaatatgaaaaaaattttaactgggaacgccaatcgattggaaatttaatgacgaattcaccgaggtatgacattccatattttggccgttacttctcagcgttttgatagaaaaactgatttttaaagatttttttggggttttggagacttgtcaaaaaaacaaaatcctaaagagtcattttgttgtaaattggCGAAAATTAGACgttaagccataagagtgactgttttgtaaagctggcaacctatcctacccatccacattcggtttagataaatacattttaatttgatgcagaaaccgatttttaaaattcaatttttggaaaaaattaattttttgaccaatttttgcattttttataagggtgggggtcatcattttttcgaaaatttgaaaatatgaaaaaaattttaactgggaacgccattcgattggaaatttaatgacgaattcaccgaggtatgacattccatattttggccgttacttctcagcgttttgatagaaaaactgatttttaaagatttttttggggttttggagacttgtcaaaaaaacaaaatcctaaagagtcattttgttgtaaattggCGAAAATTAGACGTTAAGCCATAAgaatgactgttttgtaaagctggcaacctatactacccatccacattcggtttagataaataaattttgatttgatgcagaaaccgatttttaaaattcaatttttggaaaaaattaattttttgaccaatttttgcattttttataagggtgggggtcatcattttttcgaaaatttaaaaatataaaaaaatttttaactgggaacgcaattcgattggaaatttaatgacgaattcaccgaggtatgacattccatattttggccgttacttctcagcgttttgatagaaaaactaattttcaaattttttttttgcggttttggatacttgtcaaaaaaacaaaaacctaagAGTCCTTTTATTGTAACTTgaccaaaattagacgtaacgCCAttagagtgactgttttgtaaagctggctaCCTATAccacccatccacattcggtttagataaataaattttgttttgatgctaaaaccgatttttaaaaatcaatttttggaaaaaatttaattttgaccaatttttgcatttttgacaAGGGTGGGggtataaaatatgaaaaaaattttaactgggaacgccaatcgattggaaatttaatgacgaattcaccgaggtatgacattccatattttggccgttacttctcagcgttttgagagaaaaactgatttttaaagatttttttggggttttggagacttgtcaaaaaaacaaaatcctaaagagtcattttgttgtaaattggCGAAAATTAGACgttaagccataagagtgactgttttgtaaagctggcaacctatactacccatccacaatcggtttagataaatacattttaatttgatgcagaaaccgatttttaaaattcaatttttggaaaaaattaattttttgaccaatttttgcatttttttaagggtgggggtcatcattttttcgaaaatatgaaaatatgaaaaaaatttta
This portion of the Drosophila gunungcola strain Sukarami unplaced genomic scaffold, Dgunungcola_SK_2 000093F, whole genome shotgun sequence genome encodes:
- the LOC128265094 gene encoding uncharacterized protein LOC128265094 isoform X1, which translates into the protein MSSGRGQLGPNGSVECINRSSRNIQMARCPDLASTPEHLRPGFRGRTHRYDPSDFGLTTNEEWRHPRMFRDMTYETDAAAMETFRQAQPRRHPYDTRINLSNLPDECLADMSAPGFDPSMPSQMSDLRGEFLADVSAPSMCDDSKTMPTNGTLSHADDVYGEILDRFRSIREKINRSNQLRRAEEDKSCDTPCYQQTTRRRTYTHRDPSGHITSHIDETTVSNTSSLDCTPNGLDEEPGRRLNFSLPSRSENLMDESMPSYHEASLPNECLDILDNETMPAFETLGSNSYRSCLENETMPYMSYISEGSRRQQTMPSECLEDVSQPSFERSRSRRLSPRRQRLVSMPSQNLCDISAPSFANSSRVRTTNECLEDISMPSFQGVSQVSRSRSRSRSRSPRQTQRSRHTRNISDISAPTFASSRRGQTTANECLDDMTMPSLGRISRLSSHTNHRQPRRSMSMQNINDISEPIYVSFQRDPMTNECLEEIVIPPHAYGERTSRRQRNSECLEDMTMPSFGGISRASRARSLDRHERSMPSQMMSECLDDMTMPSFGGVSSATRRQMTLPSECLNDVSEPSFGRRSGSRGSSRQQNICDISAPSFLSSTKYGGTSECLENIAMPSFAGTPGASRRKSSRRRQVTMPSQNIGDISAPSFASSGRGNTTNECLEDISMPSFGGVSSASRGRSPKRQQRSRCDPSSRGRLTTNECLVDMTMPSLGGTSSSSRRPMDLPSECLNDVSAPPSFGRSISRAASRRQRTLPSRNPCASSTRCPQTNECLEDISMPSFGGVSVASTRRQLTMPSECLADICAPSFGGNSDASRRQTTGLPNECLDNVSMPTFGDISAVTRRSECLEDVRQPALGRSRSVGRSPRSRKNLSRSQVPNKCLEDVTMPSFGGISGSSRRKSNSRRQKAPLPSVMRTNECLEDVSMPSYGGVSGVSRAKSARQRTMPSRHIQDISAPTFASSGRGYTTNDCLDDETMPSFGVVSQSPSGRSSRRQAQSIRSGRGFDTNECIEDISMPSCAENTQSFRAKSSTSVQRSRHGAMTNECLEEVTMPSFGTSSRSPAANECLEDISMPQYDEHTGSSRGRCPTPMQSSRRIVLSNECLDDITMPSFGTSRRGLVTNECLQDISMPSYGGNSRLSRVKSTTPLQRSQQMTAECLDDMTMPSFGTSSRSPATNECLEDISMPSFGESRGSSRRRCPTPTQVSRQGMMTNECLDDMTMPSFGTSVAENAGSSRRRCPTPTQVSRQGMMTNECLDDMTMPSFGTVPDECLGDISMPSYRRNTERSLTPGQRPRQEMMTDECLNDMTMPSYGEAFASPRRQIVMPSECLNDVSAPSFVSGTSEGTSRRQRILMSQTNTDCGGWPASRGRSPRMPQMSMTNECLEDMTMPTFGGVSGSSRRGQSAMDSVRLEDMSMPSGLSHRTQYGECVEDNVSGEGGRRHRLLAPLTTNECLEDVSAPSFAASSRTASRHLPQFTNECLEDVSMPLNDSLSRNVSKSTARRPPDISYPSEMLANESAPAYQSANCTCSSSSPSPPPQQSSRSLPWEKGSAGCLEDETMPTFEDVSYQPRRHQLTMPSENLADITEPSFSRSRSKVGDTGQPGLFHSTGLPSSTRKESLKGKSPRQEHKRDAGKQLADESAPSILKDAAKGPSEVVKEVTVQSSKTSVTRVFNNTPDGGNNSGQPMIEDLSMPPFEATDPSAHESRHQDASLHGFRSMDNYRPFDELIYSQDSVGNQTQPQPQTPQPVRSASRGRSVRRPPSNPSNLGGNVGGATRTPGQPCDMVGTSYPHGKPHCYTRKPC
- the LOC128265094 gene encoding uncharacterized protein LOC128265094 isoform X5, producing MSGRGQLGPNGSVECINSRNIQMARCPDLASTPEHLRPGFRGRTHRYDPSDFGLTTNEEWRHPRMFRDMTYETDAAAMETFRQAQPRRHPYDTRINLSNLPDECLADMSAPGFDPSMPSQMSDLRGEFLADVSAPSMCDDSKTMPTNGTLSHADDVYGEILDRFRSIREKINRSNQLRRAEEDKSCDTPCYQQTTRRRTYTHRDPSGHITSHIDETTVSNTSSLDCTPNGLDEEPGRRLNFSLPSRSENLMDESMPSYHEASLPNECLDILDNETMPAFETLGSNSYRSCLENETMPYMSYISEGSRRQQTMPSECLEDVSQPSFERSRSRRLSPRRQRLVSMPSQNLCDISAPSFANSSRVRTTNECLEDISMPSFQGVSQVSRSRSRSRSRSPRQTQRSRHTRNISDISAPTFASSRRGQTTANECLDDMTMPSLGRISRLSSHTNHRQPRRSMSMQNINDISEPIYVSFQRDPMTNECLEEIVIPPHAYGERTSRRQRNSECLEDMTMPSFGGISRASRARSLDRHERSMPSQMMSECLDDMTMPSFGGVSSATRRQMTLPSECLNDVSEPSFGRRSGSRGSSRQQNICDISAPSFLSSTKYGGTSECLENIAMPSFAGTPGASRRKSSRRRQVTMPSQNIGDISAPSFASSGRGNTTNECLEDISMPSFGGVSSASRGRSPKRQQRSRCDPSSRGRLTTNECLVDMTMPSLGGTSSSSRRPMDLPSECLNDVSAPPSFGRSISRAASRRQRTLPSRNPCASSTRCPQTNECLEDISMPSFGGVSVASTRRQLTMPSECLADICAPSFGGNSDASRRQTTGLPNECLDNVSMPTFGDISAVTRRSECLEDVRQPALGRSRSVGRSPRSRKNLSRSQVPNKCLEDVTMPSFGGISGSSRRKSNSRRQKAPLPSVMRTNECLEDVSMPSYGGVSGVSRAKSARQRTMPSRHIQDISAPTFASSGRGYTTNDCLDDETMPSFGVVSQSPSGRSSRRQAQSIRSGRGFDTNECIEDISMPSCAENTQSFRAKSSTSVQRSRHGAMTNECLEEVTMPSFGTSSRSPAANECLEDISMPQYDEHTGSSRGRCPTPMQSSRRIVLSNECLDDITMPSFGTSRRGLVTNECLQDISMPSYGGNSRLSRVKSTTPLQRSQQMTAECLDDMTMPSFGTSSRSPATNECLEDISMPSFGESRGSSRRRCPTPTQVSRQGMMTNECLDDMTMPSFGTSVAENAGSSRRRCPTPTQVSRQGMMTNECLDDMTMPSFGTVPDECLGDISMPSYRRNTERSLTPGQRPRQEMMTDECLNDMTMPSYGEAFASPRRQIVMPSECLNDVSAPSFVSGTSEGTSRRQRILMSQTNTDCGGWPASRGRSPRMPQMSMTNECLEDMTMPTFGGVSGSSRRGQSAMDSVRLEDMSMPSGLSHRTQYGECVEDNVSGEGGRRHRLLAPLTTNECLEDVSAPSFAASSRTASRHLPQFTNECLEDVSMPLNDSLSRNVSKSTARRPPDISYPSEMLANESAPAYQSANCTCSSSSPSPPPQQSSRSLPWEKGSAGCLEDETMPTFEDVSYQPRRHQLTMPSENLADITEPSFSRSRSKVGDTGQPGLFHSTGLPSSTRKESLKGKSPRQEHKRDAGKQLADESAPSILKDAAKGPSEVVKEVTVQSSKTSVTRVFNNTPDGGNNSGQPMIEDLSMPPFEATDPSAHESRHQDASLHGFRSMDNYRPFDELIYSQDSVGNQTQPQPQTPQPVRSASRGRSVRRPPSNPSNLGGNVGGATRTPGQPCDMVGTSYPHGKPHCYTRKPC
- the LOC128265094 gene encoding uncharacterized protein LOC128265094 isoform X4 is translated as MSSGRGQLGPNGSVECINSRNIQMARCPDLASTPEHLRPGFRGRTHRYDPSDFGLTTNEEWRHPRMFRDMTYETDAAAMETFRQAQPRRHPYDTRINLSNLPDECLADMSAPGFDPSMPSQMSDLRGEFLADVSAPSMCDDSKTMPTNGTLSHADDVYGEILDRFRSIREKINRSNQLRRAEEDKSCDTPCYQQTTRRRTYTHRDPSGHITSHIDETTVSNTSSLDCTPNGLDEEPGRRLNFSLPSRSENLMDESMPSYHEASLPNECLDILDNETMPAFETLGSNSYRSCLENETMPYMSYISEGSRRQQTMPSECLEDVSQPSFERSRSRRLSPRRQRLVSMPSQNLCDISAPSFANSSRVRTTNECLEDISMPSFQGVSQVSRSRSRSRSRSPRQTQRSRHTRNISDISAPTFASSRRGQTTANECLDDMTMPSLGRISRLSSHTNHRQPRRSMSMQNINDISEPIYVSFQRDPMTNECLEEIVIPPHAYGERTSRRQRNSECLEDMTMPSFGGISRASRARSLDRHERSMPSQMMSECLDDMTMPSFGGVSSATRRQMTLPSECLNDVSEPSFGRRSGSRGSSRQQNICDISAPSFLSSTKYGGTSECLENIAMPSFAGTPGASRRKSSRRRQVTMPSQNIGDISAPSFASSGRGNTTNECLEDISMPSFGGVSSASRGRSPKRQQRSRCDPSSRGRLTTNECLVDMTMPSLGGTSSSSRRPMDLPSECLNDVSAPPSFGRSISRAASRRQRTLPSRNPCASSTRCPQTNECLEDISMPSFGGVSVASTRRQLTMPSECLADICAPSFGGNSDASRRQTTGLPNECLDNVSMPTFGDISAVTRRSECLEDVRQPALGRSRSVGRSPRSRKNLSRSQVPNKCLEDVTMPSFGGISGSSRRKSNSRRQKAPLPSVMRTNECLEDVSMPSYGGVSGVSRAKSARQRTMPSRHIQDISAPTFASSGRGYTTNDCLDDETMPSFGVVSQSPSGRSSRRQAQSIRSGRGFDTNECIEDISMPSCAENTQSFRAKSSTSVQRSRHGAMTNECLEEVTMPSFGTSSRSPAANECLEDISMPQYDEHTGSSRGRCPTPMQSSRRIVLSNECLDDITMPSFGTSRRGLVTNECLQDISMPSYGGNSRLSRVKSTTPLQRSQQMTAECLDDMTMPSFGTSSRSPATNECLEDISMPSFGESRGSSRRRCPTPTQVSRQGMMTNECLDDMTMPSFGTSVAENAGSSRRRCPTPTQVSRQGMMTNECLDDMTMPSFGTVPDECLGDISMPSYRRNTERSLTPGQRPRQEMMTDECLNDMTMPSYGEAFASPRRQIVMPSECLNDVSAPSFVSGTSEGTSRRQRILMSQTNTDCGGWPASRGRSPRMPQMSMTNECLEDMTMPTFGGVSGSSRRGQSAMDSVRLEDMSMPSGLSHRTQYGECVEDNVSGEGGRRHRLLAPLTTNECLEDVSAPSFAASSRTASRHLPQFTNECLEDVSMPLNDSLSRNVSKSTARRPPDISYPSEMLANESAPAYQSANCTCSSSSPSPPPQQSSRSLPWEKGSAGCLEDETMPTFEDVSYQPRRHQLTMPSENLADITEPSFSRSRSKVGDTGQPGLFHSTGLPSSTRKESLKGKSPRQEHKRDAGKQLADESAPSILKDAAKGPSEVVKEVTVQSSKTSVTRVFNNTPDGGNNSGQPMIEDLSMPPFEATDPSAHESRHQDASLHGFRSMDNYRPFDELIYSQDSVGNQTQPQPQTPQPVRSASRGRSVRRPPSNPSNLGGNVGGATRTPGQPCDMVGTSYPHGKPHCYTRKPC
- the LOC128265094 gene encoding uncharacterized protein LOC128265094 isoform X3, with the translated sequence MSGRGQLGPNGSVECINRSSRNIQMARCPDLASTPEHLRPGFRGRTHRYDPSDFGLTTNEEWRHPRMFRDMTYETDAAAMETFRQAQPRRHPYDTRINLSNLPDECLADMSAPGFDPSMPSQMSDLRGEFLADVSAPSMCDDSKTMPTNGTLSHADDVYGEILDRFRSIREKINRSNQLRRAEEDKSCDTPCYQQTTRRRTYTHRDPSGHITSHIDETTVSNTSSLDCTPNGLDEEPGRRLNFSLPSRSENLMDESMPSYHEASLPNECLDILDNETMPAFETLGSNSYRSCLENETMPYMSYISEGSRRQQTMPSECLEDVSQPSFERSRSRRLSPRRQRLVSMPSQNLCDISAPSFANSSRVRTTNECLEDISMPSFQGVSQVSRSRSRSRSRSPRQTQRSRHTRNISDISAPTFASSRRGQTTANECLDDMTMPSLGRISRLSSHTNHRQPRRSMSMQNINDISEPIYVSFQRDPMTNECLEEIVIPPHAYGERTSRRQRNSECLEDMTMPSFGGISRASRARSLDRHERSMPSQMMSECLDDMTMPSFGGVSSATRRQMTLPSECLNDVSEPSFGRRSGSRGSSRQQNICDISAPSFLSSTKYGGTSECLENIAMPSFAGTPGASRRKSSRRRQVTMPSQNIGDISAPSFASSGRGNTTNECLEDISMPSFGGVSSASRGRSPKRQQRSRCDPSSRGRLTTNECLVDMTMPSLGGTSSSSRRPMDLPSECLNDVSAPPSFGRSISRAASRRQRTLPSRNPCASSTRCPQTNECLEDISMPSFGGVSVASTRRQLTMPSECLADICAPSFGGNSDASRRQTTGLPNECLDNVSMPTFGDISAVTRRSECLEDVRQPALGRSRSVGRSPRSRKNLSRSQVPNKCLEDVTMPSFGGISGSSRRKSNSRRQKAPLPSVMRTNECLEDVSMPSYGGVSGVSRAKSARQRTMPSRHIQDISAPTFASSGRGYTTNDCLDDETMPSFGVVSQSPSGRSSRRQAQSIRSGRGFDTNECIEDISMPSCAENTQSFRAKSSTSVQRSRHGAMTNECLEEVTMPSFGTSSRSPAANECLEDISMPQYDEHTGSSRGRCPTPMQSSRRIVLSNECLDDITMPSFGTSRRGLVTNECLQDISMPSYGGNSRLSRVKSTTPLQRSQQMTAECLDDMTMPSFGTSSRSPATNECLEDISMPSFGESRGSSRRRCPTPTQVSRQGMMTNECLDDMTMPSFGTSVAENAGSSRRRCPTPTQVSRQGMMTNECLDDMTMPSFGTVPDECLGDISMPSYRRNTERSLTPGQRPRQEMMTDECLNDMTMPSYGEAFASPRRQIVMPSECLNDVSAPSFVSGTSEGTSRRQRILMSQTNTDCGGWPASRGRSPRMPQMSMTNECLEDMTMPTFGGVSGSSRRGQSAMDSVRLEDMSMPSGLSHRTQYGECVEDNVSGEGGRRHRLLAPLTTNECLEDVSAPSFAASSRTASRHLPQFTNECLEDVSMPLNDSLSRNVSKSTARRPPDISYPSEMLANESAPAYQSANCTCSSSSPSPPPQQSSRSLPWEKGSAGCLEDETMPTFEDVSYQPRRHQLTMPSENLADITEPSFSRSRSKVGDTGQPGLFHSTGLPSSTRKESLKGKSPRQEHKRDAGKQLADESAPSILKDAAKGPSEVVKEVTVQSSKTSVTRVFNNTPDGGNNSGQPMIEDLSMPPFEATDPSAHESRHQDASLHGFRSMDNYRPFDELIYSQDSVGNQTQPQPQTPQPVRSASRGRSVRRPPSNPSNLGGNVGGATRTPGQPCDMVGTSYPHGKPHCYTRKPC